One stretch of Candidatus Omnitrophota bacterium DNA includes these proteins:
- the eno gene encoding phosphopyruvate hydratase, producing the protein MTAARTSTRITSLHAREILDSRGQPTIEVDVLLSDGSLGRAAVPSGASTGSHEALELRDTADKRFGGKGVRQAVANVHGPVAKSLKGFDAAQQATLDQRLCELDGTPNKSQLGANAILGVSLAAAKAVATSRGLPLYRSLGGAKARVLPIPQMNIVNGGAHADNTLDIQEFMIMPIGAATFAEALRMGAEVFATLKQVLKGRKDATAVGDEGGFAPNLTSNEEAIQLLMQAIEQAGYTPGKHIMLALDCAANEWGQTGTYTLMKSAPTRPVSADDLIRQYEQWASKYPLVSIEDGLGEDDWAGWRALNTQLGGRVQLVGDDLFVTNTERLKRGIREQAANAILIKVNQIGTLTETLEAIAMAKQAKYGTIISHRSGETEDVTIAHLAVATNAGQIKTGSLSRSERIAKYNELLRIEEALGKRAVYAGRQWPLTRRT; encoded by the coding sequence ATGACAGCCGCCCGCACCTCAACGCGCATCACCTCGTTGCATGCCCGCGAAATCCTGGATTCCCGCGGGCAACCCACCATCGAAGTCGATGTCCTCCTCTCCGACGGTTCGCTGGGCCGCGCGGCGGTGCCCTCAGGGGCCTCCACCGGCAGCCATGAGGCGCTCGAATTGCGCGATACCGCGGACAAACGTTTTGGCGGCAAAGGGGTGCGCCAAGCCGTGGCGAATGTGCACGGCCCGGTGGCGAAGTCGCTGAAAGGATTCGATGCCGCACAGCAAGCCACGCTGGATCAGCGGCTGTGCGAGCTGGACGGCACGCCAAATAAGTCGCAGCTTGGGGCGAATGCGATCCTCGGAGTCTCGCTCGCCGCAGCTAAGGCGGTGGCGACGTCTCGCGGTCTTCCGCTGTATCGTTCGCTGGGTGGGGCCAAAGCGCGCGTGCTGCCGATTCCACAGATGAACATCGTCAATGGCGGAGCTCACGCGGATAACACGCTCGATATCCAAGAGTTCATGATCATGCCCATCGGCGCGGCCACCTTTGCGGAGGCGCTGCGGATGGGCGCGGAAGTCTTTGCGACACTCAAGCAGGTGCTCAAGGGCCGTAAGGACGCCACGGCGGTCGGCGATGAAGGCGGCTTTGCGCCGAATCTGACGTCGAATGAAGAAGCCATCCAACTGCTGATGCAGGCCATTGAGCAGGCCGGTTACACGCCTGGCAAGCACATCATGCTGGCCCTCGACTGTGCGGCCAATGAATGGGGCCAGACCGGCACGTACACACTCATGAAGAGTGCGCCGACAAGACCGGTCTCCGCGGATGACTTGATCCGCCAATACGAGCAATGGGCGTCGAAATATCCGCTCGTCTCCATCGAGGATGGCTTGGGCGAAGATGACTGGGCCGGATGGCGCGCGCTCAACACACAGCTCGGCGGGCGGGTGCAATTAGTGGGGGATGATCTGTTCGTGACGAATACGGAGCGGCTGAAGCGGGGGATTCGAGAGCAGGCGGCCAATGCCATCCTGATCAAAGTTAATCAAATCGGCACGCTGACAGAAACCCTCGAGGCGATCGCCATGGCGAAGCAGGCCAAGTACGGCACGATCATTTCGCATCGCTCCGGTGAGACCGAAGACGTGACGATTGCGCATTTGGCCGTGGCCACCAATGCCGGGCAGATTAAAACCGGGTCGTTGTCGCGCAGCGAGCGGATCGCGAAGTACAATGAGTTGCTCCGCATTGAAGAAGCGTTGGGCAAGCGGGCGGTCTATGCGGGCAGGCAGTGGCCGCTCACCCGTCGCACATGA
- a CDS encoding peptidyl-prolyl cis-trans isomerase: MAKLDKWHYLKTRVSWIIVALLVGPMAIFAFWQPSQGAHAGVIFGVKISSDDFQAAYRQAQRQWEAQLRSLPESVRDRFNPSEEQLTRMAWDQLILIQETKRRRIRIGNQELLTALKQDPSFQSQGRFDRVLYVQVLLALNTSPEAYEQQLRNQLAVKMLIDGALSEVAVTDEELAIAYRAEHEGLRASLFVFPTERFTASVTLTDEEVKAHYDAHPELAQVPEQLSLEVIGASREDLMAQTTVEEAGVSAFNAAHPGQFATPEEARRALITRDVDRQLNAFAIDLEDGVNAKRAFEEIAARARLTPVSFGPMAAGETPASGGLDPAVLERARKLSAGEVSGLIETERGVWVVRVTQRQPSRLRPLEEVATTIREQLTIERAKAQAKDAASAWLANAKAQHAAGWRYEEVFATATDGVAPIASTLSRAGDIAPMGSNPAVNDAAFRAPLGELTEPLDAPRGYVVIRPEERLPADESKFSDAEPTLREALLTKKRNERFETWMADLRTHAKLKSVAATPLSPAR; this comes from the coding sequence ATGGCAAAACTCGATAAGTGGCATTACTTGAAGACGCGCGTGAGCTGGATCATTGTCGCCCTGCTCGTTGGGCCGATGGCCATTTTCGCTTTTTGGCAGCCGTCGCAAGGCGCGCACGCCGGGGTGATCTTCGGCGTGAAAATCTCCTCGGACGATTTCCAGGCGGCCTACCGCCAGGCCCAACGGCAGTGGGAGGCGCAATTACGCAGCCTGCCTGAATCGGTGCGCGACCGGTTCAATCCCAGCGAGGAGCAGCTCACACGCATGGCGTGGGATCAGCTCATCCTGATCCAGGAAACCAAACGCCGGCGCATCCGGATCGGCAACCAGGAGCTGCTCACCGCGCTCAAGCAGGATCCCAGTTTCCAGAGCCAGGGGCGATTCGACCGCGTGCTCTACGTGCAGGTGCTGCTAGCGCTGAACACCTCGCCGGAAGCCTACGAGCAGCAGCTCCGAAATCAATTGGCGGTCAAAATGCTCATCGACGGCGCGCTCAGCGAGGTCGCCGTCACCGATGAGGAGCTCGCCATCGCTTACCGGGCCGAGCACGAAGGGCTGCGCGCGAGCCTCTTCGTGTTCCCGACGGAGCGTTTCACCGCCTCCGTCACGCTGACTGATGAGGAGGTGAAGGCGCATTACGACGCCCACCCGGAGCTCGCTCAGGTGCCGGAGCAGCTGAGCCTTGAGGTCATCGGCGCTTCCCGCGAGGATCTCATGGCGCAGACAACCGTTGAGGAGGCCGGCGTCAGCGCCTTTAACGCGGCGCACCCGGGGCAATTCGCCACCCCGGAGGAGGCGCGCCGAGCGCTGATCACGCGCGACGTGGATCGGCAGCTCAACGCCTTCGCCATCGACTTGGAGGATGGCGTCAACGCCAAACGCGCCTTTGAGGAGATCGCCGCGCGCGCCCGCCTCACGCCGGTATCGTTCGGCCCGATGGCAGCGGGCGAAACGCCGGCATCCGGAGGACTGGATCCTGCGGTCCTTGAGCGCGCGCGGAAACTGTCCGCCGGCGAGGTGAGCGGCCTCATTGAAACCGAGCGCGGCGTGTGGGTGGTCCGGGTGACCCAACGGCAACCCTCCCGCTTGCGGCCGCTTGAGGAAGTGGCGACGACCATCCGCGAGCAGCTGACGATCGAGCGCGCGAAGGCGCAGGCGAAGGACGCCGCGTCGGCGTGGCTGGCGAACGCCAAGGCGCAACACGCCGCCGGCTGGCGGTATGAAGAAGTTTTCGCCACCGCCACCGACGGGGTAGCCCCCATCGCGTCAACATTGAGCCGCGCGGGCGATATCGCGCCCATGGGATCCAACCCGGCGGTCAATGATGCCGCGTTTCGCGCCCCGCTGGGCGAGCTGACCGAGCCGCTCGACGCACCCAGGGGCTACGTGGTGATCCGCCCCGAAGAGCGGCTGCCGGCGGACGAATCGAAATTCTCCGATGCGGAGCCAACGCTCCGGGAGGCCCTGTTGACGAAGAAGAGAAACGAGCGGTTCGAAACGTGGATGGCGGATCTGCGAACGCACGCGAAGCTGAAGAGTGTTGCGGCAACGCCCCTTTCCCCGGCCCGTTAG
- a CDS encoding response regulator has protein sequence MMPSMLIVEDEVDINDCLQQFFSSKGFSVASAYSGEEAVEKLQVEHPEVVLVDVMLPGLSGIEVLRKIREAHPRTHVIMVTAVDSDDVREQAARLGARAYITKPFDFSEDTWSPALSCAA, from the coding sequence ATGATGCCGAGCATGCTGATTGTGGAGGATGAAGTCGATATCAACGACTGTCTCCAGCAATTTTTTAGCTCAAAAGGTTTCTCGGTGGCATCAGCCTATAGCGGGGAAGAGGCGGTCGAAAAACTTCAGGTCGAGCATCCTGAGGTGGTGCTGGTGGACGTGATGCTGCCGGGGCTCTCCGGCATTGAGGTGCTCAGGAAAATCCGCGAGGCGCATCCACGGACGCACGTCATCATGGTGACCGCGGTTGATAGCGATGACGTCCGCGAGCAAGCCGCTCGACTTGGCGCTCGCGCCTATATCACTAAGCCGTTTGACTTTTCCGAGGACACCTGGTCGCCGGCGCTCTCCTGCGCCGCCTAA
- the nrdR gene encoding transcriptional repressor NrdR: MKCPFCGHQEDKVVDSRASSDGVAIRRRRECLSCAKRFTTYEHVEEQPLMVVKKDGRREPFDRHKLLAGLVKACEKRSVSMDQLEGLVDAVEREISQQFEREVSSREIGERVMKKLHSLDPVAYVRFASVYREFKDVEQFMRELNDLLAVKAKK; the protein is encoded by the coding sequence ATGAAATGCCCCTTCTGCGGACATCAAGAAGATAAAGTCGTCGATTCGCGGGCGAGCTCTGACGGGGTCGCGATCCGCCGCCGCCGGGAGTGCCTAAGCTGTGCTAAGCGCTTCACCACCTATGAGCATGTCGAGGAGCAGCCGCTGATGGTGGTCAAGAAAGACGGCCGCCGCGAGCCCTTCGACCGGCATAAGCTGCTCGCCGGTTTGGTGAAGGCGTGCGAGAAGCGCTCCGTCAGCATGGATCAGCTCGAGGGGCTGGTCGATGCGGTGGAGCGGGAAATCTCCCAGCAGTTTGAGCGGGAAGTCTCCTCTCGGGAGATCGGCGAGCGGGTCATGAAGAAGCTCCATTCGCTGGATCCTGTGGCCTATGTGAGATTTGCGTCGGTGTACCGCGAATTTAAGGATGTCGAGCAGTTTATGAGGGAACTGAATGATCTGCTGGCGGTCAAAGCCAAAAAGTAG
- a CDS encoding serine hydroxymethyltransferase, which translates to MSSLQRVDPEIYEAIRKEARRQHEHLELIASENFTSLAVMEAQGSVMTNKYAEGYPGARWYGGCEFVDIAERLAIERVKTLFGAEHANVQPHSGTQANITVFYAMLQPGDTILAMSLAHGGHLSHGHPKNFSGRFFTIVPYGVDQQTEQINYDEIAALAEQHKPKLILAGYSAYPRVLDFGRFRKIADAVGALLLVDMAHFAGLVAAGVYPNPVPHADFVTSTTHKTLRGPRGGFILCRSQYAKAIDSANFPGNQGGPLMHVVAAKAVCFQEAMAPEFTMYQRQVVANARTLAAAMQARGYRIVSGGTDNHLMLVDLTPKRLTGKEAQETLDAAKITVNKNAIPFDPLPPGKASGIRLGTPAVTTRGMREAEMNEIAALIDEALMHRQDPAALAAVAKKVSVLAERFPLYPELRQ; encoded by the coding sequence ATGTCTTCATTGCAGCGCGTCGATCCAGAGATTTACGAGGCGATTCGGAAAGAAGCTCGGCGGCAGCATGAGCATCTGGAGCTGATCGCCTCGGAGAATTTCACGAGCCTTGCCGTGATGGAAGCGCAGGGCAGCGTCATGACGAATAAATACGCCGAAGGCTATCCGGGTGCTCGCTGGTACGGCGGCTGCGAATTCGTCGATATCGCCGAGCGGCTCGCCATTGAGCGCGTCAAAACCCTCTTCGGGGCTGAGCATGCCAATGTGCAGCCGCATTCGGGCACGCAGGCGAACATCACCGTGTTCTACGCGATGCTGCAGCCAGGAGACACCATCTTGGCGATGAGCCTCGCCCACGGAGGCCATTTGTCGCACGGGCACCCCAAAAATTTCTCTGGGAGATTTTTCACGATTGTCCCCTACGGGGTTGACCAGCAGACCGAGCAAATCAACTATGACGAGATCGCCGCCCTCGCCGAGCAGCACAAGCCGAAACTCATCTTGGCCGGCTACTCCGCGTATCCGCGGGTGCTGGATTTTGGGCGATTCCGCAAGATCGCGGATGCCGTCGGAGCGCTCCTGCTCGTCGACATGGCCCACTTTGCCGGCCTGGTGGCGGCCGGTGTGTATCCCAACCCCGTGCCCCACGCCGATTTCGTGACATCGACGACGCACAAGACGCTGCGCGGGCCGCGCGGAGGCTTTATCTTATGCCGCTCCCAATACGCGAAAGCGATTGATTCGGCGAATTTCCCCGGCAATCAGGGCGGGCCGCTGATGCACGTCGTCGCGGCCAAAGCCGTCTGCTTTCAGGAGGCCATGGCGCCTGAGTTTACGATGTATCAGCGCCAGGTGGTCGCGAATGCCAGAACGCTTGCCGCCGCGATGCAAGCGCGCGGCTACCGGATCGTCTCCGGCGGCACGGACAATCACTTGATGCTGGTGGATCTGACCCCGAAGCGGCTGACTGGCAAAGAGGCGCAGGAAACGCTGGATGCGGCCAAGATTACCGTCAACAAAAACGCGATTCCGTTTGATCCGCTGCCGCCGGGCAAAGCCAGCGGGATCCGCCTGGGCACGCCGGCCGTGACGACCCGCGGCATGCGCGAAGCCGAGATGAACGAGATCGCCGCCCTGATTGATGAGGCGCTGATGCACCGGCAGGACCCGGCGGCCCTTGCGGCGGTGGCGAAGAAGGTCAGCGTGCTGGCCGAGCGGTTTCCGCTGTATCCTGAATTGCGTCAATGA
- the rpiB gene encoding ribose 5-phosphate isomerase B: MSRAARPLKAQGSRLKGERTLHIAIGADHGGFALKAKLVAMLQAQGLVVADLGTHSAEPCDYPRIGSKVAFAVAEGTFDRGILLCKSGIGIAVVANKVPGVRAGVCGDGFDAQRARAHNDANVLVLGAEKLSEAQAKKITQVWLATPFEAGGRHERRVKQIAAIERKVCRQQTADSRPQRNITR; encoded by the coding sequence ATGTCCCGCGCAGCTAGACCGCTCAAGGCTCAAGGCTCAAGGCTCAAGGGGGAGCGAACGCTCCACATTGCGATTGGGGCGGATCATGGCGGCTTTGCGTTGAAGGCGAAGCTCGTGGCCATGCTTCAAGCGCAAGGGCTCGTCGTGGCTGACTTGGGCACGCACTCGGCTGAGCCATGCGACTATCCGCGGATTGGCTCTAAGGTCGCCTTCGCCGTCGCCGAGGGGACGTTTGATCGAGGCATCCTGCTGTGCAAATCCGGCATCGGCATTGCGGTCGTGGCCAACAAAGTCCCGGGGGTACGCGCCGGCGTGTGCGGCGATGGGTTCGATGCGCAGCGCGCTCGCGCGCACAACGATGCGAACGTCCTCGTGCTGGGAGCGGAGAAGCTCAGCGAGGCCCAGGCGAAGAAGATCACCCAGGTTTGGCTCGCCACGCCGTTTGAGGCGGGCGGGCGGCATGAGCGGCGAGTGAAGCAAATTGCGGCGATTGAGAGGAAGGTATGCAGACAGCAGACAGCAGACAGCAGACCGCAGCGAAATATCACCAGATGA
- a CDS encoding low molecular weight protein arginine phosphatase: MSAQHLLFVCTGNSCRSVMAQGLMQQALTRLGRQDVQVDSAGIFAIEGMSATRETLNVLQAVGVDASHHRARGLAAEQVEAADLIFVMERLHADEVVRRFPPAAHKVHLLKPYGVPPGVLMGSPGIPDPIGKPLEVYEVCFAEIREAVDRIAKSLTDVPRS; encoded by the coding sequence ATGAGCGCGCAGCATCTGCTCTTTGTGTGCACCGGCAATAGCTGCCGCAGCGTGATGGCCCAGGGGTTGATGCAGCAAGCACTCACCCGCCTCGGCCGCCAGGATGTGCAGGTGGACTCCGCCGGCATCTTTGCGATTGAAGGGATGAGTGCTACGCGGGAAACCCTCAATGTGCTGCAAGCCGTTGGCGTCGACGCCTCGCACCATCGAGCCCGCGGCCTGGCCGCCGAGCAGGTCGAGGCTGCGGATCTCATTTTCGTGATGGAACGGCTGCACGCCGATGAGGTGGTCCGCCGCTTTCCCCCGGCGGCTCACAAGGTGCACCTGCTCAAGCCGTATGGAGTGCCTCCTGGTGTGTTGATGGGAAGCCCAGGCATTCCGGATCCGATCGGCAAGCCGCTGGAAGTGTATGAAGTCTGTTTTGCGGAAATTCGCGAAGCCGTTGACCGGATCGCCAAATCCTTGACCGATGTCCCGCGCAGCTAG
- a CDS encoding threonylcarbamoyl-AMP synthase, whose protein sequence is MKTPPRLFSVMGDAPDPAAIAEAAQILRGGGLVSFPTETVYGLAADLTNPKAIDRLNQVKGRPPDKPYSWHVHSIEQMRQHVAAVPPLAEQLMQRYWPGPLTIVMPANDGKIIGFRLPDHPIAQAFLKTCGVPVAAPSANRSGSPPPTDAKEVLAALDGDIDCILDAGPTRLGRESTVVEIVEGRLVLRREGAIAKEDLLKVIGPTQC, encoded by the coding sequence ATGAAAACGCCGCCGCGCCTCTTCAGTGTTATGGGAGACGCCCCGGATCCCGCGGCCATCGCGGAGGCCGCGCAGATCTTGCGCGGCGGAGGGCTCGTCTCGTTTCCGACGGAAACCGTCTACGGTCTTGCGGCGGATCTCACCAATCCCAAGGCGATTGACCGGTTGAATCAGGTCAAGGGCCGTCCGCCGGACAAACCGTATTCATGGCACGTGCACAGCATCGAGCAGATGCGGCAGCATGTGGCGGCCGTGCCGCCGCTGGCCGAGCAGTTGATGCAGCGATACTGGCCCGGTCCCTTGACGATCGTGATGCCGGCCAACGACGGCAAGATCATCGGATTCCGCCTGCCGGATCACCCCATCGCCCAGGCATTTTTGAAAACGTGCGGTGTGCCGGTGGCGGCCCCAAGCGCTAATCGCTCCGGCTCCCCGCCTCCGACGGATGCCAAAGAAGTGCTCGCCGCCCTTGACGGGGATATTGATTGCATCCTCGATGCCGGGCCGACGCGCTTAGGGCGCGAGTCGACCGTGGTCGAAATCGTGGAAGGGCGGCTGGTCCTCCGTCGAGAGGGGGCGATCGCCAAGGAGGACCTTCTCAAAGTTATCGGACCAACGCAGTGCTGA
- the purE gene encoding 5-(carboxyamino)imidazole ribonucleotide mutase: MPKQKTPPLAHSPTHRLTTSKPVVGILMGSDSDWPVMEQAAKTLESFGVGWEAHVHSAHRSPELVRRYVSMAAARGVCIIIAGAGGAAHLAGVAAAHTILPVIGVPIESKSLKGLDSLLSTVQMPKGVPVATVAIDSAANAAVLAVQCLALHDARLQRALAAYKERLAVGVQEADRKLGAAPRR; this comes from the coding sequence ATGCCCAAACAGAAGACGCCCCCACTCGCCCACTCGCCGACTCACCGACTCACGACGTCGAAACCGGTCGTCGGTATCCTCATGGGTTCGGATTCGGATTGGCCGGTGATGGAGCAGGCGGCGAAGACCCTCGAGAGCTTTGGGGTCGGGTGGGAAGCCCATGTGCATTCCGCGCATCGCAGTCCCGAGCTGGTGCGGCGGTATGTGAGCATGGCCGCGGCGCGCGGTGTTTGCATCATTATTGCGGGCGCGGGGGGCGCGGCGCACCTCGCCGGGGTGGCGGCCGCGCACACGATCTTGCCCGTCATCGGCGTGCCCATTGAGAGCAAGAGCCTCAAGGGCCTCGACAGTTTGCTCTCGACGGTGCAGATGCCCAAGGGCGTTCCGGTGGCCACGGTCGCCATCGACAGCGCCGCCAACGCCGCGGTCCTCGCAGTCCAATGCTTGGCGTTGCACGATGCGCGGCTCCAGCGCGCCCTCGCCGCCTATAAGGAGCGGTTAGCCGTCGGGGTGCAGGAGGCGGACCGGAAACTGGGAGCCGCTCCTCGGAGATGA
- the purD gene encoding phosphoribosylamine--glycine ligase → MKVLVVGSGGREHALIWKLSQSPEVSQLFCAPGNGGIGDLAELVDIGAEDIESLAEFAESKDIDLTIVGPEAALAKGIVDLFDKRGLRIFGPMKAATRLESSKAFAKNLMKKHHIPTGQFAVFDDAPSARAYVKQLGAPIVVKADGLCSGKGTFVCSTLGEALGAIDLCMEDKIFKSAGERIVIEERLVGEEVSMIVITDGVTALPLLPAQDHKRLHDGDKGPNTGGMGAYAPAPIMDSALAKQVMETIIQPTIRAMASEGWHFKGVLYAGLMLTSDGPKVLEYNVRFGDPEVQAILPLLKSDLVPLLDEAVEGRLSTAQLAWEPGSCVCVVLAAGGYPGDPQIGKELRGLDKFKGRRDVMLFHAGTKKDRNRYISWGGRILNVVALGADLETAVKRAYDVIAGISFDGMQYRKDIAYRALPKAVSK, encoded by the coding sequence ATGAAGGTACTCGTTGTTGGATCGGGAGGGCGCGAGCACGCGCTGATCTGGAAGCTGAGCCAGTCGCCGGAGGTGAGCCAGCTCTTTTGCGCGCCCGGCAACGGCGGCATCGGCGATTTGGCGGAGCTCGTCGACATCGGCGCCGAAGATATCGAGTCGCTGGCCGAATTCGCCGAGAGCAAAGATATCGATCTGACCATCGTGGGGCCTGAAGCCGCGCTCGCCAAAGGCATCGTGGACCTGTTTGACAAGCGCGGCTTGCGCATCTTCGGCCCCATGAAGGCCGCGACGCGCCTGGAATCCAGCAAGGCGTTCGCGAAGAACCTCATGAAGAAGCACCACATTCCCACCGGCCAATTTGCCGTCTTCGATGACGCGCCTTCCGCGCGCGCCTATGTCAAGCAGCTGGGTGCGCCGATCGTCGTGAAAGCCGATGGGCTCTGCAGCGGCAAAGGCACCTTCGTGTGCAGCACGCTCGGCGAGGCGCTTGGGGCGATCGATTTGTGCATGGAGGATAAAATTTTCAAATCGGCCGGCGAACGCATCGTGATCGAGGAGCGGCTCGTGGGTGAAGAAGTCTCGATGATTGTCATCACCGATGGCGTGACGGCGCTGCCGCTGCTGCCGGCGCAGGATCATAAGCGGCTGCACGATGGCGACAAGGGCCCGAATACCGGCGGCATGGGGGCGTATGCGCCAGCCCCCATCATGGACTCAGCGCTCGCGAAACAGGTGATGGAGACGATCATCCAGCCGACCATTCGCGCGATGGCAAGCGAGGGCTGGCACTTCAAGGGCGTCTTATACGCTGGCCTCATGCTGACGAGCGATGGGCCGAAGGTTCTGGAATACAACGTGCGATTCGGCGATCCAGAGGTGCAGGCGATCCTCCCGCTGCTGAAGTCGGACCTCGTGCCGCTGCTTGATGAGGCCGTTGAAGGGAGGCTCTCGACGGCGCAGCTTGCCTGGGAGCCTGGCAGCTGCGTGTGCGTCGTGCTGGCGGCCGGCGGCTATCCCGGCGATCCGCAGATCGGCAAAGAGCTCCGCGGGCTGGACAAGTTCAAAGGCCGACGCGACGTCATGCTCTTTCATGCCGGCACGAAAAAAGATCGCAACCGCTACATCAGCTGGGGCGGGCGCATTCTCAATGTCGTGGCACTCGGGGCCGATCTGGAAACCGCGGTCAAGCGCGCCTATGATGTCATCGCCGGCATCTCATTTGACGGGATGCAGTATCGCAAGGACATTGCGTACCGAGCGCTACCAAAGGCAGTGAGTAAGTGA
- a CDS encoding phosphoribosylformylglycinamidine cyclo-ligase, translating into MITYRKAGVNVEGTDRWLARMRPLIRSTPRRGVLPDRGQFAGLFRLADLKLRDPILVSSTDGVGTKLKVAQLIGRHEGIGIDCVAMNVNDVLVYGATPLFFLDYIAIGRLQPRIMSQVVKGLVAGCRQSGCALLGGETAEMPGVYRDGEYDVAGFCVGAVERRKLIDGSGVRAGDVIVGLASSGVHANGFSLVRKVFTAAELKRRAETLLAPTTIYVKPVLAARRTISIHAIAHITGGGLARRIPSLAARQPSLRAELFDGAWRVPPVFQAIQDAGALSLNDMMGTFNMGIGMALACPADQAGPVIRLMDQAGIEAWIIGGIRR; encoded by the coding sequence ATGATCACATATCGTAAGGCTGGTGTGAATGTGGAGGGCACAGACCGGTGGCTTGCGCGCATGCGGCCGCTCATTCGCTCAACCCCGCGGCGCGGCGTGCTGCCGGATCGGGGGCAATTCGCTGGATTGTTTCGTCTCGCCGATCTCAAATTACGCGATCCGATTTTGGTCTCATCGACCGATGGGGTGGGCACGAAGCTCAAGGTCGCGCAACTCATCGGGCGGCATGAAGGCATCGGCATCGATTGCGTGGCGATGAACGTGAATGATGTGCTGGTGTATGGCGCGACCCCGCTCTTTTTTCTCGATTACATCGCCATCGGCCGGTTGCAACCGAGAATCATGAGCCAAGTCGTCAAGGGCCTCGTGGCGGGTTGCCGGCAAAGCGGCTGCGCGTTGCTGGGTGGCGAGACGGCGGAGATGCCCGGCGTCTACCGTGATGGCGAGTATGATGTGGCCGGATTTTGTGTGGGCGCGGTTGAGCGCCGCAAGCTCATCGACGGCTCAGGCGTTCGCGCCGGTGACGTGATTGTCGGGCTGGCATCTTCCGGCGTGCACGCCAACGGATTTTCGCTCGTGCGCAAGGTCTTCACCGCGGCCGAACTGAAGCGGCGCGCCGAGACGCTGCTGGCCCCGACGACGATTTACGTCAAGCCGGTGCTGGCGGCGCGGCGCACGATTTCGATTCACGCGATCGCGCATATCACGGGGGGAGGCTTAGCCCGGCGGATTCCGAGCCTGGCCGCTCGGCAGCCGTCGTTGCGCGCGGAACTGTTTGACGGCGCATGGCGCGTCCCCCCGGTCTTCCAGGCGATTCAGGACGCCGGCGCGCTCTCGCTGAATGATATGATGGGGACGTTTAACATGGGCATTGGCATGGCGCTGGCTTGCCCCGCCGATCAGGCGGGGCCTGTGATCCGTTTGATGGATCAGGCTGGCATTGAAGCATGGATCATTGGAGGCATTCGTCGATGA